A single genomic interval of Lathyrus oleraceus cultivar Zhongwan6 chromosome 7, CAAS_Psat_ZW6_1.0, whole genome shotgun sequence harbors:
- the LOC127104534 gene encoding uncharacterized protein LOC127104534 translates to MESNNEALDWATFKQKFMDKYFPSSARYEKKAQFLRLYQGNMTISEYANKFDSLAKYFCYFRDHVDENYKCERFEKGLRHEIKESVEPLEIRQFQVLVEKRKKGHQDRNNRGKQQNHTPDLKGVEETNLNHNSRERPGHFARDCRAPRRDHVPSTNNNNDAIQPTAKERAYHIGGQEASNASGLIQGECEIADILFPILFDSGATHYFIYVECANSIQLLVTSLPFDLVVTIPSSKPVILNEACLQCPLAILGIKFKVDLICISLKHLGVILGMDWLSSHHVILDCARKSVIFPDPDVSRFLNTNRLKISLKGGIQKYAFLNSISMKPEVTINEMRVVREFPEAFPLDVSGLPLVREVEFAIDVIPGSAPIHIAPYIMAPSEMLELKRQLEDLLSNNFI, encoded by the exons ATGGAGAGTAACAATGAAGCATTAGATTGGGCAACTTTCAAACAAAAATTTATGGACAAGTATTTCCCATCAAGTGCTAGATATGAGAAAAAAGCTCAATTCCTCAGACTTTACCAAGGTAATATGACTATCTCTGAGTATGCTAACAAATTTGACTCACTAGCCAAATATTTCTGCTATTTTCGTGACCATGTGGATGAGAATTATAAGTGTGAGAGGTTTGAGAAAGGACTCAGACATGAGATTAAGGAATCTGTGGAGCCCTTGGAGATTCGTCAGTTCCAAGTACTAGTGGAGAAACGTAAGAAG GGACATCAGGACCGCAATAATAGGGGCAAACAACAAAACCATACACCCGACCTCAAAGGGGTGGAAGAGACCAATCTCAATCACAATTCAAGGGAG CGACCGGGACATTTTGCTAGGGATTGTCGAGCACCAAGGAGAGATCATGTTCCATCTACCAACAATAATAATGATGCTATCCAGCCTACTGCTAAGGAACGTGCCTATCACATTGGAGGACAGGAAGCTTCGAATGCCTCAGGATTAATCCAGGGTGAGTGTGAAATTGCAGACATACTATTCCCAATATTATTTGATTCTGGTGCTACTCATTATTTCATCTATGTGGAGTGTGCAAATTCTATACAACTACTTGTTACTTCACTACCTTTTGATTTGGTGGTCACAATACCATCTTCTAAACCTGTAATACTTAATGAAGCTTGCTTACAATGCCCCTTAGCTATCTTGGGCATAAAATTCAAAGTCGACCTAATTTGTATTTCCCTAAAACATTTGGGAGTGATCCTTGGGATGGACTGGTTATCTAGTCATCATGTTATCTTGGATTGTGCTCGAAAGTCTGTAATCTTTCCAGACCCTGATGTTTCTCGATTCCTCAACACCAACCGATTGAAAATTTCTTTGAAGGGAGGCATCCAGAAGTATGCATTCTTAAATTCTATCAGCATGAAACCAGAAGTGACGATCAATGAGATGCGAGTGGTAAGAGAGTTTCCAGAAGCATTTCCATTAGATGTGTCGGGGCTACCTCTAGTACGTGAGGTTGAATTTGCTATCGATGTGATCCCAGGAAGTGCACCTATTCATATTGCTCCATACATAATGGCTCCATCTGAGATGTTAGAGCTTAAAAGACAACTTGAAGACTTGCTATCAAATAATTTTATCTGA